A stretch of Sulfuricurvum sp. DNA encodes these proteins:
- a CDS encoding molybdopterin-dependent oxidoreductase — protein MYLESRRTFLKGAAFTVAGAAIAKGVFTTDAVAESIEKSKFTNTPDTLSFYPPLDQWDHFQELDGTDWKRGGIKRHGVQSEENPDGILVHDYMVIPTACSNCEASCGLTAWVDKKTLTVRKYMGNPLHPGSRGRNCAKGYAVQSQMYDPDRIPFPLKRAPGSKRGEGKWIRTTWDEAMTTIGKKMGDTIRIGDELSKKSVMYHVGRPNENGFVPKVWESLGLDSYNSHTNICSANGRTPSIHFINDDRTSPDWGNAKLIFLNSSHAADAGHYFAQAAAYIADARKKGAKMVVMDPRLSNSAGIADLWLAPWPGTESVIYLYLASRILNDNLVNKAFVKRWFNWDTLMKDTDYLNYMVEKTYISKVPEGRDFESYLELLKEMYAPYTLEFAVKETHIPAYKLEKLYEMFIWAEDAISTYVWRATAAGNRGGWMAGKSVFFVTALRGAIGNVGGTGWYHWHDIAVGGKGGSSTVGQGKSGKDVPKVKAWNELTWPPEWPLSTYEMSFLLPHLLSDKEWQKKWNDRGLQVPSKLSVYAPRMYNPVWINPDGFRWIEVLKNEEIMELSFNLSPVWSETNWYMDYVLPVGLAGERHDQHSEATLPARWTTFRQPVLRVALEKSGWKPKNPNRATLEAHIKAGLGEVWEENEFWFQLCTDFIDPDGSLNIKKMWESKRHPGKPVTIAEWYDAAFGDNLPKLYETVMNDDRYVKEEFPVYSYMRDHGVWLEEDKIYSVQERELKIEEGKVESYEHKFDAGSMSVDGDGIISAVNDHGESKKIGIMMDGKRLQGYTTPTRKLDVYTQWVAKDWKWPEYAMAIYPRNDKEKEEMVHVLSHVNHFYMKEDNSFALNTVFRLPYNIHTRSANSKHLMEISQNHDPIWISTGDAKRLGFKRGDAIRVKIVDTVSGLESGHFVAMAVPTEGVLPGTLACSHHGGRWKLTNAVTIPNGVSDGKVATGAAPRDLSNKEFLKESPDNVGKAGAQTKIDDYSGTAGINSFGVPVAEIQMDGKVGKLKYVEGIKGFKAERFPEYNRDSENVWWDGLSGSWQNAVAAPHPDPVSGMHCWHHKVLLEPAQAGDKIGDIFVNYDNNLKVYQAWRDKLSRGLDSNSKLRRPRHIFRPWVKLDPSSYDVTIKG, from the coding sequence ATGTATTTAGAAAGCAGAAGAACATTTTTAAAGGGTGCGGCATTTACCGTAGCCGGCGCAGCGATTGCAAAAGGGGTTTTTACAACCGATGCTGTAGCTGAATCAATCGAAAAAAGTAAATTTACCAATACTCCGGATACGTTATCGTTTTATCCTCCACTCGATCAATGGGATCATTTCCAAGAGCTTGATGGGACAGATTGGAAACGTGGTGGTATTAAACGTCACGGTGTCCAAAGTGAAGAGAATCCAGATGGTATTTTAGTGCATGACTATATGGTTATTCCGACAGCATGTTCGAACTGTGAAGCTTCGTGCGGATTGACGGCATGGGTGGATAAGAAAACATTGACGGTTCGTAAATATATGGGGAATCCATTGCATCCTGGCTCACGCGGACGTAACTGTGCCAAAGGGTATGCTGTACAATCACAAATGTATGACCCAGACCGTATCCCATTCCCACTCAAACGCGCTCCTGGTTCAAAACGGGGTGAAGGTAAATGGATTCGTACGACGTGGGATGAGGCGATGACCACAATCGGTAAAAAGATGGGAGATACGATCCGAATCGGAGATGAACTCTCTAAAAAATCGGTAATGTATCACGTCGGTCGCCCGAATGAAAACGGTTTTGTTCCGAAAGTTTGGGAGAGTTTGGGTCTTGATTCGTATAACTCTCATACTAATATCTGTTCGGCTAACGGTCGCACCCCGTCAATTCATTTTATCAATGATGACCGTACCAGTCCGGATTGGGGAAATGCTAAGCTCATTTTCCTCAACTCATCGCATGCAGCTGATGCAGGGCACTATTTTGCCCAAGCGGCAGCGTATATTGCCGATGCACGTAAAAAAGGTGCGAAAATGGTCGTTATGGACCCGCGCCTCTCTAACTCTGCAGGGATTGCTGATCTTTGGTTGGCACCATGGCCGGGAACTGAATCGGTTATTTATCTCTATTTAGCAAGTCGTATTTTGAATGACAATTTGGTGAATAAAGCGTTTGTTAAACGTTGGTTTAACTGGGATACGCTGATGAAAGATACCGACTATTTGAATTATATGGTAGAGAAAACGTATATTTCGAAAGTTCCGGAAGGGCGTGATTTTGAGAGCTATTTAGAGCTTCTCAAAGAGATGTATGCACCGTATACACTTGAATTTGCAGTAAAAGAGACCCATATTCCGGCATACAAACTCGAAAAACTCTATGAGATGTTTATTTGGGCAGAAGATGCAATCTCTACGTATGTTTGGCGCGCAACAGCTGCGGGTAACCGTGGTGGATGGATGGCCGGTAAATCGGTATTCTTTGTCACTGCTCTACGTGGAGCAATCGGAAATGTCGGTGGAACCGGTTGGTACCACTGGCACGATATCGCTGTCGGTGGAAAAGGGGGAAGTTCTACTGTCGGTCAAGGTAAATCGGGTAAAGACGTTCCAAAAGTAAAAGCATGGAATGAGCTTACTTGGCCACCTGAATGGCCGCTTTCAACCTATGAGATGTCATTCTTGCTTCCTCACCTATTGAGTGACAAAGAGTGGCAGAAAAAATGGAATGATCGAGGGTTACAAGTACCATCTAAACTTTCAGTTTATGCACCACGTATGTACAATCCGGTGTGGATTAATCCAGATGGATTCCGTTGGATAGAAGTGTTGAAAAACGAAGAAATCATGGAATTGAGTTTCAATCTCTCTCCTGTATGGTCTGAGACAAACTGGTATATGGACTATGTTCTCCCTGTAGGGCTTGCGGGAGAGCGTCATGACCAACATTCCGAGGCAACTCTTCCTGCGCGATGGACAACGTTTCGTCAACCGGTATTGCGCGTAGCACTCGAAAAATCGGGATGGAAACCAAAAAATCCTAACCGTGCAACGCTCGAAGCGCATATTAAAGCAGGTCTTGGTGAAGTGTGGGAAGAGAATGAATTCTGGTTCCAATTGTGTACCGATTTTATTGATCCTGATGGTAGTTTGAATATCAAAAAAATGTGGGAGTCTAAACGTCATCCAGGTAAACCGGTCACAATCGCTGAATGGTATGATGCGGCGTTCGGTGACAACTTGCCGAAGCTTTATGAGACGGTTATGAATGATGACCGTTATGTAAAAGAAGAGTTCCCTGTGTATTCTTATATGCGCGATCACGGTGTATGGCTCGAAGAAGATAAAATCTACAGTGTTCAAGAGCGTGAACTCAAAATCGAAGAGGGGAAAGTAGAATCCTATGAGCATAAATTTGATGCAGGCTCAATGAGTGTTGATGGAGACGGTATTATCTCTGCGGTCAATGATCACGGTGAATCGAAAAAAATCGGTATTATGATGGATGGCAAAAGACTCCAAGGATATACCACTCCAACCCGTAAGTTGGATGTTTATACCCAATGGGTAGCTAAAGATTGGAAGTGGCCGGAATACGCGATGGCAATCTATCCGCGTAATGACAAAGAGAAAGAGGAGATGGTTCATGTCCTTTCTCATGTCAACCATTTCTATATGAAAGAGGATAACTCGTTTGCCCTTAATACGGTATTCCGTTTACCGTACAACATTCACACCCGTTCTGCGAACTCCAAACACCTAATGGAGATCAGCCAAAACCATGACCCGATCTGGATCAGTACGGGGGATGCTAAGCGTCTTGGATTTAAACGTGGTGATGCTATCCGTGTTAAAATCGTTGATACGGTTTCAGGATTGGAGAGCGGACATTTCGTTGCTATGGCGGTTCCGACAGAGGGAGTTCTTCCTGGAACGCTCGCGTGTTCACACCATGGTGGGCGTTGGAAACTTACCAATGCGGTTACTATTCCTAATGGTGTTAGTGATGGTAAAGTAGCAACCGGTGCTGCTCCGCGTGATTTGAGTAACAAAGAGTTCCTTAAAGAATCTCCGGACAATGTCGGTAAAGCAGGGGCGCAAACGAAGATTGATGATTACAGCGGAACAGCCGGTATCAATAGCTTCGGGGTTCCTGTTGCTGAGATTCAAATGGACGGTAAAGTGGGTAAACTCAAATACGTTGAGGGGATTAAAGGGTTTAAAGCAGAACGCTTCCCTGAATATAATCGTGATTCTGAAAACGTATGGTGGGATGGGCTTTCAGGTTCATGGCAAAATGCCGTTGCAGCACCACATCCTGATCCAGTTTCGGGAATGCACTGCTGGCACCACAAAGTATTACTAGAACCAGCACAAGCGGGTGATAAAATCGGTGATATTTTTGTCAACTATGACAATAATCTTAAAGTGTATCAAGCATGGAGAGATAAGCTTTCACGCGGGTTGGATTCTAACTCTAAACTCCGTCGTCCTCGCCACATCTTCCGACCTTGGGTTAAACTTGACCCATCGTCATACGATGTAACAATCAAGGGATAA
- the nrfD gene encoding NrfD/PsrC family molybdoenzyme membrane anchor subunit, which produces MAHEMIAATNAIVVLDVALPGIVWGWIITMNMWAKSIGTGIIFLTFFLLKKYPEQTGFIRFPAVMVSIVFIHLFLFFTVIDLHQMFRFWHIFFYPHLTSAITVGAWMATGFVGLILGMAYFIFMKKDVAMYDKLLNYTVLLAIPVTLYTAGLMAESTARELWQMPTESAQMILAALLAGSATMILLGGNKFDNTIKKDLGIILGLSAFASFILYMSEYIFGGMKAEEVQATLEAIKGGQYTIMFWIGQVMAFIVPMVLVCLSIKKESYYLLKIAAVSALIGLWVAKHVWLVIPQLLNMS; this is translated from the coding sequence ATGGCACATGAAATGATTGCAGCAACGAATGCTATCGTTGTTTTAGACGTCGCACTTCCGGGTATTGTATGGGGATGGATTATCACCATGAATATGTGGGCGAAAAGTATCGGTACCGGTATTATTTTTCTCACATTCTTCTTGTTGAAAAAATATCCTGAACAAACAGGCTTTATACGTTTTCCTGCCGTAATGGTATCAATCGTATTTATTCACCTTTTCTTATTTTTTACGGTTATTGATTTGCATCAAATGTTCCGTTTTTGGCACATCTTTTTCTATCCTCATTTAACATCGGCAATCACCGTTGGTGCATGGATGGCGACAGGGTTTGTAGGGCTCATTTTGGGTATGGCGTATTTCATTTTTATGAAAAAAGATGTTGCGATGTACGATAAATTGTTGAACTACACTGTTTTGTTGGCGATTCCGGTAACGTTGTATACGGCAGGATTGATGGCTGAATCAACTGCGCGTGAGTTGTGGCAAATGCCAACAGAATCAGCGCAAATGATTTTAGCCGCTCTTTTGGCGGGATCAGCTACGATGATTTTATTGGGTGGCAATAAATTTGATAATACTATCAAAAAAGATCTTGGAATTATTCTAGGATTGAGTGCGTTTGCCTCTTTTATCCTTTACATGTCAGAGTACATCTTTGGCGGAATGAAAGCTGAAGAAGTTCAAGCGACATTGGAAGCTATCAAAGGTGGTCAATACACCATTATGTTTTGGATCGGTCAAGTGATGGCGTTTATCGTTCCGATGGTTTTGGTGTGTTTGAGCATCAAAAAAGAGTCTTATTATTTGTTGAAAATCGCTGCTGTATCAGCATTGATCGGTTTATGGGTGGCTAAACACGTTTGGCTTGTTATCCCACAATTGTTAAACATGAGCTAA
- a CDS encoding 4Fe-4S dicluster domain-containing protein, translating to MQLGFLVDLHLCMGCKGCEIACKVENEVPLSTWRLRVKYIDVGSFPETKRTFTPLRCNHCANAPCERICPVSALHYLENGIVNIDKERCIGCAGCIMACPYGAIYIDPQTQTADKCTYCAHRIASSMMPSCVVACPVEANIFGDLDDPTSNISKYIQQHQGDVQVRKPEKGTDPHHFYVGGGNVTLNPLASFRGEGHNLFNKLTHLPLGGHH from the coding sequence ATGCAGTTGGGCTTCTTGGTAGACCTTCACCTTTGTATGGGGTGTAAGGGCTGTGAGATCGCATGTAAAGTGGAAAATGAGGTTCCCCTTTCTACATGGCGTTTACGTGTTAAATATATAGATGTAGGATCGTTTCCGGAAACGAAGCGGACCTTTACACCGCTTCGCTGTAACCATTGTGCAAATGCACCGTGTGAACGCATTTGTCCGGTTAGTGCATTGCACTATCTTGAGAATGGAATTGTAAATATTGATAAAGAGCGTTGTATTGGTTGTGCCGGTTGTATTATGGCATGTCCTTACGGTGCTATCTATATCGATCCACAAACACAAACAGCGGATAAATGTACCTATTGTGCTCACCGTATAGCGAGTTCTATGATGCCATCGTGTGTGGTTGCATGTCCGGTAGAAGCAAATATTTTTGGTGATTTGGATGATCCGACTTCGAATATCAGCAAATACATTCAACAACATCAAGGTGATGTTCAAGTGCGTAAACCTGAAAAAGGGACCGATCCACACCATTTTTACGTTGGTGGAGGAAATGTAACATTGAACCCATTGGCATCGTTCCGTGGCGAGGGGCATAATCTCTTTAACAAGCTTACCCATCTTCCACTAGGAGGTCATCACTAA
- a CDS encoding shikimate kinase, whose amino-acid sequence MKNIVLIGFMGVGKGSVARAMVKRSKFIALDTDDIIESIENRPIKKIFAEEGEEYFRNLERKTARWLKKSVENTIISTGGGFYKVPALRKVGTIVLLNAPFDTIYERILSHVDAPKKLKKRPLLQDLEKARALYEERLPQYLKVANIVIDVSNKEIDSIAKEILKKVKK is encoded by the coding sequence ATGAAAAATATTGTATTAATTGGGTTTATGGGTGTCGGTAAAGGCTCAGTTGCGAGAGCTATGGTCAAACGGAGTAAATTTATTGCACTTGATACCGATGATATTATTGAAAGCATTGAAAATCGTCCCATAAAAAAAATATTTGCCGAAGAGGGCGAAGAGTATTTTCGTAACTTAGAGAGAAAAACAGCCCGTTGGCTAAAAAAAAGTGTTGAAAATACGATTATCTCTACGGGTGGAGGTTTTTATAAGGTTCCTGCATTGCGAAAAGTAGGGACAATCGTATTGTTAAATGCCCCTTTTGATACAATTTATGAACGAATTTTATCTCATGTAGATGCACCAAAAAAGTTGAAAAAGCGACCACTTTTGCAAGATCTTGAAAAAGCGCGTGCATTATACGAAGAGAGGCTTCCTCAGTACTTAAAAGTAGCAAACATTGTTATCGATGTGAGTAATAAAGAGATAGATTCTATCGCTAAAGAGATTCTAAAAAAGGTCAAAAAATGA
- a CDS encoding methyl-accepting chemotaxis protein — translation MFETVKSKIIFTTLMFSFLGLGAIYWYLTSTFHNFSNDTAKRSLTMLSQSIFQTMSGSMLAGDPKVVAEAISHAQEIEGIKNLKIEKSQAVIDLFGLDAKFSDEPMVQAIFKNKKPEVIENTDGMHTIRLLQPLIAEDKCIACHTNLQKGDVIGVMDLVVSLEKNDEEINKTQTILLIALSIVVIIFVSVLNIFFGKEVLMPLTGLRKRISELVSGDKDLTARLEVVKKDEFSQAAKAVNNFVEMVQGTVNEVKALGKQNMSIASAITNATQNILVGVAKERTIVEATTLKSQSIKEILSAAITVSERTQNNITNANRELITAKGALDSLVYEVEGYIQTENETSHRLMGLRDDADQVKSVLSVIKDIADQTNLLALNAAIEAARAGEHGRGFAVVADEVRKLAERTQKSLNEIEVSVNTIVQSINDVSDTISENATSMNALTSISHEVESKISATSMEMENSVSIAQKSYKDSIEMVENIEWIIAQISQINDVSESNKISVENIEGDSEKLLSVAKSLQAHIDEFKS, via the coding sequence ATGTTTGAAACAGTAAAATCAAAAATCATTTTTACAACGTTAATGTTTAGCTTTTTGGGGTTAGGGGCTATATATTGGTATTTAACCTCCACATTTCATAATTTTTCGAACGATACGGCAAAACGTTCTTTGACGATGTTGAGTCAGTCGATTTTCCAAACAATGTCGGGAAGTATGCTAGCGGGTGACCCGAAGGTGGTTGCTGAGGCAATTTCTCATGCCCAAGAGATAGAGGGGATTAAAAATCTGAAAATCGAAAAATCTCAAGCCGTGATTGATTTATTTGGATTGGACGCTAAATTTAGTGATGAGCCGATGGTTCAAGCAATCTTTAAAAACAAAAAACCAGAAGTGATTGAAAACACCGATGGAATGCATACGATTCGCTTATTACAGCCACTTATTGCAGAAGATAAATGTATAGCCTGTCATACAAATCTCCAAAAAGGGGATGTAATAGGGGTGATGGATTTGGTGGTTTCACTCGAAAAAAATGATGAAGAGATCAATAAAACCCAAACAATTTTATTAATTGCTCTTAGTATAGTTGTTATTATTTTTGTATCTGTGCTCAATATTTTCTTTGGAAAAGAGGTTTTAATGCCTCTAACGGGTTTACGTAAGCGTATATCTGAATTAGTAAGTGGGGACAAAGATCTTACTGCACGGCTTGAAGTAGTCAAAAAAGATGAGTTTTCCCAAGCAGCAAAAGCGGTTAATAATTTTGTAGAGATGGTTCAAGGAACAGTAAACGAAGTTAAAGCGCTCGGGAAGCAAAATATGAGCATTGCTTCAGCGATTACAAATGCAACTCAAAATATTTTGGTTGGTGTTGCTAAAGAGCGTACGATTGTTGAGGCTACCACGCTAAAAAGTCAATCAATCAAAGAAATCCTTTCAGCGGCTATTACGGTTTCAGAACGGACACAAAATAATATTACCAATGCAAATCGAGAGCTCATAACCGCTAAAGGTGCACTGGATAGTTTGGTTTATGAGGTTGAGGGATATATACAAACCGAAAATGAGACTTCTCATCGATTAATGGGACTTCGTGATGATGCTGATCAAGTAAAAAGTGTTTTGAGTGTGATTAAAGATATTGCCGATCAAACCAATCTCCTTGCGTTAAATGCTGCTATTGAAGCAGCGCGTGCAGGCGAGCATGGACGAGGATTTGCCGTTGTTGCGGATGAAGTACGAAAACTGGCTGAGAGAACCCAAAAAAGTTTAAATGAGATCGAAGTGAGTGTGAATACTATTGTTCAGTCGATTAATGATGTGAGCGATACGATTAGCGAAAATGCAACAAGTATGAATGCATTGACCAGTATCTCTCATGAAGTAGAAAGCAAAATATCAGCTACCTCTATGGAGATGGAAAATTCTGTATCTATTGCGCAAAAATCGTATAAAGATTCGATCGAAATGGTCGAAAACATTGAATGGATCATTGCTCAAATTTCTCAAATAAATGATGTCTCTGAATCGAATAAAATAAGTGTTGAAAATATTGAAGGGGATTCTGAGAAGCTTTTAAGTGTCGCAAAATCGCTTCAAGCGCATATTGATGAATTTAAAAGCTAG
- the hisD gene encoding histidinol dehydrogenase — MVTIQTSDTHFEAVFDELLNRGKMDMEHVSSIVKGLIDEIRSDKDDALIHHITKFDRWTPESGEALRISTIDMKNAYDELDAPLKSALHLAYDRIRAYHEKQLPRSWFDTEANGTILGQKVTPVDRAGLYIPGGKAAYPSSLLMNVIPAQVAGVEQIIVCTPTPDNEPNALLLAACHLCGVSEVFKVGGASAIAAMAYGTQTIPKVDVITGPGNIFVATAKKMVFGEVNIDMIAGPSEIGVLADDSANPNHIAIDLLSQAEHDEMASSILITPSQKFADACAIEIENWLQQLPREEIARKSINERAAIIVTQNMDEAVKLMNCIAPEHLEVATNNPFELLASIKHAGAIFLGHYTPEAIGDYVAGPNHTLPTGGTAKFYSPLGVENFMKKSSIIAFSKQGIHEIGEACALIAHTEGLGAHEASVRCRLED, encoded by the coding sequence ATGGTAACAATTCAAACAAGCGATACACATTTTGAGGCTGTATTTGACGAACTATTAAATCGCGGTAAGATGGATATGGAGCATGTCTCTTCTATCGTCAAGGGGTTGATAGATGAGATTCGTTCCGATAAAGATGATGCTTTGATTCACCATATTACAAAATTCGATCGGTGGACACCTGAGAGTGGAGAAGCCTTACGAATTTCGACAATAGATATGAAAAATGCTTACGATGAACTCGATGCACCATTAAAGTCAGCACTCCATTTGGCGTATGATCGAATTCGTGCCTACCATGAAAAACAACTTCCGCGTAGTTGGTTTGATACTGAAGCAAACGGGACGATATTGGGGCAAAAAGTAACTCCAGTCGATCGGGCAGGTCTCTATATTCCTGGAGGTAAAGCTGCATATCCGAGTTCATTGTTGATGAATGTGATTCCTGCACAAGTGGCGGGAGTAGAGCAAATCATTGTCTGTACACCAACCCCTGATAATGAGCCCAATGCACTTCTTTTGGCGGCGTGCCATCTGTGTGGTGTTTCGGAAGTCTTTAAGGTCGGCGGGGCAAGTGCGATAGCTGCAATGGCATATGGGACACAAACTATCCCCAAAGTGGATGTGATTACGGGACCGGGAAATATTTTTGTTGCGACGGCGAAAAAGATGGTGTTTGGGGAAGTGAACATTGATATGATTGCAGGACCAAGTGAAATTGGTGTTTTAGCGGATGATTCGGCAAACCCGAATCACATTGCAATTGATTTACTCTCTCAAGCCGAACACGATGAGATGGCAAGTTCTATCTTGATTACCCCCTCACAAAAATTTGCGGATGCGTGTGCGATAGAGATTGAAAATTGGTTACAACAACTCCCTCGTGAAGAGATAGCACGTAAATCGATTAATGAGCGTGCCGCTATTATTGTGACTCAAAATATGGATGAAGCGGTAAAACTAATGAACTGTATTGCTCCAGAACATCTTGAGGTAGCAACAAATAACCCTTTTGAGTTATTAGCATCGATTAAACATGCTGGAGCAATCTTTTTAGGTCATTATACTCCTGAAGCGATTGGTGATTATGTTGCCGGTCCAAATCACACGTTGCCAACCGGTGGGACTGCTAAATTTTACTCACCGTTAGGTGTTGAAAATTTTATGAAAAAATCTTCTATTATTGCGTTTTCAAAACAAGGGATTCATGAAATCGGCGAAGCGTGTGCTTTGATTGCACATACTGAAGGTCTCGGTGCCCACGAAGCATCGGTCAGATGCCGTTTAGAGGATTAA
- a CDS encoding molecular chaperone: MDEIIARSNNYALLSRILLQELDTDILETLNSDPIILEFLPHWHDWEVRLSTPPQKLLEEYLNPDFTNLAILHLVPYETFYTREDQMIETGGANPVTDMYSAYDFIVDYEVARVVSADHIGIEMEFMHHLVQAELKAFQENDSDAVKELQAVQHTFLNKHLLQWAPLYLINMKYEARTPLYYDVAEMALEFILSDNEMLSTSTIG; the protein is encoded by the coding sequence ATGGATGAGATCATTGCACGAAGCAATAACTATGCACTCCTTTCACGAATACTTCTCCAAGAGTTAGATACCGATATTTTAGAGACGTTAAATAGCGATCCGATAATTTTAGAGTTTCTCCCCCATTGGCATGATTGGGAAGTGCGTCTGAGCACTCCTCCTCAAAAACTTTTAGAAGAGTATTTGAATCCCGATTTTACAAATTTGGCTATTTTACATCTAGTGCCGTATGAAACGTTTTATACACGTGAAGATCAAATGATCGAAACGGGTGGTGCTAATCCGGTAACTGACATGTACAGCGCGTACGATTTTATCGTCGATTACGAAGTCGCACGAGTTGTTTCTGCCGATCATATCGGAATAGAGATGGAATTTATGCACCATTTAGTTCAAGCAGAACTGAAAGCTTTTCAAGAAAACGATAGCGATGCGGTTAAAGAGCTTCAAGCAGTGCAACATACTTTTTTAAACAAGCATCTTTTGCAGTGGGCACCATTGTATCTTATTAATATGAAGTATGAGGCACGTACACCACTCTATTATGATGTGGCGGAGATGGCATTGGAGTTTATCCTCTCCGATAATGAGATGTTGAGCACCAGCACTATCGGATGA
- a CDS encoding thioredoxin family protein — MKKLVLLFLLVASTMVADGIKWQKDYATALQSAKKLHKPMMFIISSHSCHYCVQLENTTLKDPKVIQKLNAEYIPTIVYVDESPIFPRDLYVGGTPATWFISSNGDPMFEPLMGAVGSEDFLKALTIVTQEYKKSSVKK, encoded by the coding sequence ATGAAAAAATTAGTATTGCTTTTTTTACTAGTTGCTAGCACAATGGTTGCGGATGGGATTAAATGGCAAAAAGATTATGCCACGGCACTTCAAAGTGCAAAAAAACTCCATAAGCCAATGATGTTTATTATCTCTAGTCACAGCTGTCACTATTGTGTTCAGTTGGAAAATACGACACTCAAAGATCCGAAGGTGATTCAAAAGCTTAATGCTGAGTATATTCCTACTATCGTTTATGTTGACGAATCTCCTATCTTCCCAAGAGATTTATACGTGGGTGGAACACCGGCAACATGGTTTATATCAAGCAATGGAGATCCGATGTTTGAACCGTTGATGGGGGCAGTAGGAAGTGAAGATTTTCTCAAAGCGCTTACTATAGTCACACAAGAATACAAAAAAAGTTCAGTAAAAAAATAG
- a CDS encoding M23 family metallopeptidase, with amino-acid sequence MKILCLLSVSILLCAQTPLPFDTLAEPLKNDSTKLAHLNEIYLEADEPRIVENFCSDVQHTLSLGEEIASKPDAEVLNNYLIKLRSLSKRQEEIHWLYQKSLLNAIVANDKQKFAHLATIELEPLHQPRVRSEAIAFYQKNFSGQPIKTLDSLCKEEAIEAKSIQFAIEQEKAYEEHLKTLNRADASKIKRGVTIGSRNSVIVVEEMGKNGEIIFEAENLNPFMVTLALDFDTLDNLKADKSLPLYVELAGKSKKEIVRLAPITLNGRTNHVASYGWVKGSAFAQHDDNYIYALPFTKGSTVRVSQGYNGGFSHKGLSAYAVDFSLPIGTPVYAAREGEVVGIDVSSNYGGASPAYRAYMNYVNIRHSDGTLGNYYHLKYGGTVVKIGDKVTKGQLIAYSGNTGYTTAPHLHFSVSKVDPVSMRRPMNLPIKMQTLQGIVTNPHEGEYYTVQ; translated from the coding sequence GTGAAAATATTATGTTTACTATCTGTGAGTATCTTATTATGTGCACAAACTCCATTACCTTTTGATACACTCGCTGAACCTTTAAAAAATGATTCTACCAAACTGGCACATTTAAATGAAATTTATTTAGAGGCGGATGAGCCTCGTATTGTCGAAAATTTTTGTTCGGATGTTCAACATACACTCTCTCTTGGTGAAGAGATTGCATCAAAACCTGATGCTGAAGTGTTAAACAATTATCTCATTAAATTACGTTCACTCTCCAAGCGACAAGAAGAAATTCATTGGCTTTACCAAAAATCTTTATTAAACGCTATTGTGGCAAATGATAAACAAAAATTTGCCCATCTTGCCACTATAGAATTAGAACCATTGCATCAACCTCGAGTACGTTCGGAAGCAATTGCTTTTTACCAAAAAAATTTTTCAGGTCAACCGATTAAAACGCTTGATTCTCTTTGCAAAGAAGAAGCTATTGAAGCTAAAAGTATTCAATTCGCAATAGAGCAGGAAAAAGCGTACGAGGAGCATCTTAAAACTTTGAACCGTGCAGATGCTTCCAAGATTAAACGAGGTGTTACTATCGGCTCTCGAAACAGTGTTATTGTGGTAGAGGAGATGGGAAAAAATGGTGAAATTATTTTTGAAGCGGAAAACTTAAACCCATTTATGGTCACTCTTGCGTTAGATTTTGACACATTGGATAATCTAAAAGCCGATAAATCTCTTCCGTTATACGTCGAATTAGCAGGAAAATCCAAAAAAGAGATTGTGAGATTGGCCCCTATTACACTAAATGGACGAACCAATCACGTCGCATCGTATGGATGGGTAAAAGGGTCTGCATTTGCTCAACATGATGATAATTATATATATGCTCTCCCGTTTACTAAAGGCTCTACCGTACGGGTATCACAAGGGTACAATGGTGGATTTTCACATAAAGGTCTCTCAGCTTATGCGGTTGATTTCTCACTTCCAATAGGAACTCCTGTGTATGCCGCGCGAGAAGGTGAAGTGGTTGGAATAGATGTGAGTAGTAATTATGGTGGAGCATCGCCAGCATATCGAGCTTATATGAATTATGTCAATATACGCCATTCCGATGGGACATTAGGGAATTATTATCATCTAAAATATGGTGGAACAGTAGTAAAAATAGGGGATAAAGTTACCAAGGGACAACTGATAGCGTATTCGGGAAATACAGGTTATACCACCGCACCACATTTACATTTTAGTGTGAGTAAAGTGGACCCCGTATCGATGCGTCGTCCGATGAATTTACCCATAAAAATGCAAACTCTACAAGGAATCGTCACAAATCCTCACGAAGGGGAATATTATACGGTACAATAA